A window from Candidatus Krumholzibacteriota bacterium encodes these proteins:
- a CDS encoding HDIG domain-containing protein → MEVRELWPELEWIKDDKLRESTEKTWESAFSRSVLKAEDLLEIPFTLLCEGEVATFMEHKRCVVHVSRKSGEEMNRFFEDKLPVDMDVLISGAILCDVGKLLEYDYDDDGNLTKGEYGKYLRHPFSGVSIAEECGVPKEVLHIIAAHAGEGDKVKRSTEAYIVHHADFMTYLPFKERLK, encoded by the coding sequence ATGGAAGTTAGAGAATTATGGCCCGAGCTTGAATGGATCAAAGATGACAAGCTGAGGGAAAGTACTGAAAAGACCTGGGAGTCGGCATTCTCAAGGAGTGTCTTAAAGGCCGAAGACCTCCTGGAAATACCCTTTACACTTCTGTGTGAAGGTGAGGTGGCGACATTTATGGAGCATAAACGATGTGTTGTACATGTTTCGAGAAAATCGGGAGAGGAGATGAACAGATTTTTCGAAGATAAACTCCCCGTTGACATGGATGTTCTTATCTCGGGAGCCATACTGTGCGATGTCGGTAAACTTCTCGAATACGATTACGACGATGACGGAAATCTAACTAAGGGCGAGTACGGAAAATATTTGAGGCATCCTTTTTCCGGTGTGTCTATTGCCGAGGAGTGCGGAGTCCCTAAAGAGGTATTGCACATTATCGCGGCTCACGCGGGAGAGGGCGATAAGGTCAAAAGGTCGACTGAAGCCTATATCGTTCATCACGCTGATTTTATGACATATCTTCCGTTTAAGGAAAGGCTGAAGTAG
- a CDS encoding RnfABCDGE type electron transport complex subunit B, producing MLTAVIALAGLGLLGSLGLAIAARVFAVETDPRAEEIEEVLPGANCGACGKPGCFDLAREIARGNADIDACPVGGEKAAKAIGKIMGIDFSGGGERYVALVLCAGDNKEALKKYQYNGIYDCVSVDMFFGGDKACSYGCLGLGTCAGACPFGAIDILPEGIAKVDSDKCTGCGKCIEACPKGIIKLVPAGRNVHILCSSHDKGAAAKKKCRVACIGCQKCVKAAPEGAIHMDDFLAVINYDAEIPESVAGECPMGTIKVFKTEDSAGQETAGGGS from the coding sequence ATGCTGACTGCTGTTATTGCGCTCGCGGGGCTTGGCCTTTTGGGAAGTCTCGGTTTGGCAATCGCGGCAAGGGTGTTTGCCGTTGAGACAGATCCCAGGGCTGAGGAGATCGAGGAAGTGCTTCCGGGAGCCAATTGCGGAGCGTGCGGAAAACCGGGGTGTTTCGATCTGGCCAGGGAAATAGCCCGAGGGAACGCCGATATAGATGCCTGCCCTGTCGGCGGTGAGAAAGCGGCAAAAGCCATCGGCAAGATTATGGGGATTGATTTCTCCGGGGGCGGCGAGAGGTATGTAGCTCTTGTTCTTTGCGCCGGGGATAATAAGGAGGCGCTTAAGAAATATCAATACAATGGGATTTATGATTGTGTTTCGGTTGATATGTTTTTCGGCGGGGATAAGGCCTGTTCCTACGGATGCCTGGGACTGGGAACATGCGCGGGCGCGTGTCCGTTCGGAGCGATAGATATTCTGCCCGAGGGGATAGCTAAGGTTGACAGTGATAAGTGTACCGGCTGCGGCAAATGTATTGAAGCCTGCCCAAAGGGTATAATCAAGCTGGTGCCGGCGGGGCGTAATGTTCACATTCTCTGTTCATCCCATGATAAAGGAGCGGCGGCGAAGAAGAAATGCAGGGTGGCGTGCATAGGCTGTCAGAAATGTGTAAAGGCGGCTCCGGAAGGAGCCATACACATGGATGATTTTCTTGCTGTAATAAATTATGATGCCGAGATACCTGAAAGTGTAGCCGGCGAGTGTCCGATGGGGACTATAAAGGTATTTAAAACTGAAGACTCTGCCGGGCAAGAGACT
- the rsxA gene encoding electron transport complex subunit RsxA, producing the protein MEKLILIIIGAVLVNNFVLARFLGICPFLGVSKKLETAAGMSGAVVFVMTIASIATWIIYHYILVPFNLSFLRTVSFILVIAVLVQFVELALQKLSPALYKALGIYLPLITTNCAVMGLSVLNIQKEYTLIESAVFGIGAGLGFGLAMVLFAGLRERIELCDPPVCFRGTAIGLITAGLLSLAFMGFAGFVKM; encoded by the coding sequence ATGGAAAAATTAATACTTATTATTATCGGTGCTGTACTGGTCAATAACTTTGTTTTGGCCAGGTTCCTTGGTATATGTCCTTTTCTGGGTGTCTCGAAGAAGCTGGAAACAGCCGCGGGAATGAGCGGCGCGGTTGTATTTGTTATGACTATAGCCTCTATTGCCACGTGGATTATATACCACTACATACTTGTTCCTTTTAATCTTTCCTTTCTGAGGACAGTTTCGTTTATTCTTGTAATCGCGGTTCTTGTGCAGTTTGTTGAACTTGCTCTTCAGAAGTTATCCCCCGCGCTATATAAAGCTCTCGGAATCTATTTGCCTCTTATTACAACGAATTGTGCTGTTATGGGGCTTTCAGTTCTGAATATTCAGAAGGAATACACACTGATCGAAAGCGCCGTTTTTGGTATCGGGGCGGGTCTCGGTTTTGGGCTTGCGATGGTTCTCTTCGCGGGACTGAGAGAGAGGATAGAGTTGTGCGACCCTCCGGTATGTTTCCGAGGCACTGCTATAGGACTTATTACCGCCGGGCTTCTCTCTCTCGCGTTTATGGGGTTTGCCGGATTTGTAAAGATGTAG